A region from the Benincasa hispida cultivar B227 chromosome 10, ASM972705v1, whole genome shotgun sequence genome encodes:
- the LOC120089328 gene encoding cytokinin riboside 5'-monophosphate phosphoribohydrolase LOG1: MENENEPKLPIFKRICVFCGSSPGKKTSYKDAAIELGKELVSRDIDLVYGGGSVGLMGLVSQAVHNGGRHVVGVIPKTLMPREITGETVGEVKAVADMHQRKAEMARRSDAFIALPGGYGTLEELLEVITWAQLGIHDKPVGLLNVDGYYNSLLSFIDQAVEEGFISPSARHIIVSAPNAKELVKKMEEYVPRHERVASKHSWEIEQLGYPPKCDISR; the protein is encoded by the exons ATGGAGAACGAAAATGAACCCAAATTACCCATTTTCAAGAGGATTTGTGTCTTCTGTGGCAGCAGCCCTGGCAAGAAAACTAGTTATAAAGATGCTGCCATTGAGCTTGGAAAAGAACTC GTTTCGAGGGATATTGATCTGGTTTATGGAGGAGGGAGTGTTGGATTGATGGGATTAGTATCTCAAGCTGTTCATAATGGTGGTCGCCATGTTGTTGG AGTCATCCCCAAGACCTTGATGCCAAGAGAG ATAACTGGAGAGACAGTGGGAGAAGTGAAAGCAGTTGCAGATATGCATCAAAGGAAGGCTGAGATGGCCAGGCGATCTGATGCTTTTATCGCTTTACCTG GTGGCTATGGAACTTTAGAAGAATTGCTTGAAGTAATCACCTGGGCCCAACTGGGTATTCATGACAAACCA GTTGGATTGTTGAATGTGGATGGATATTACAATTCCTTGCTGTCCTTCATTGATCAAGCCGTAGAGGAAGGTTTTATCAGTCCCAGTGCTCGTCATATTATTGTATCTGCACCTAATGCAAAGGAATTAGTCAAGAAAATGGAG GAGTATGTTCCAAGGCATGAAAGAGTTGCTTCAAAGCATAGCTGGGAGATTGAACAATTAGGGTACCCTCCAAAATGTGACATCTCAAGATGA